One genomic segment of Myxococcales bacterium includes these proteins:
- a CDS encoding TPM domain-containing protein, whose translation MEKLPDWATRTLGKNGHDRIEEAIARAESQTSGEIVPLLVRRSSTVGHVPMLAMSLLMLSAFMLDLPAWLSEWRGSEPIWIVVLLLAAAALGYGLSRLDAVDRLLTPRPDQMRQVDLRAQIEFYELGMSQTDARTGVLLMVSLMEHRAVVLADHGISEKLDATIWQEVVDLMIDGVKGGDLAGGMCAAIERCGALLAPHFPIAADDANELRDHLVVKE comes from the coding sequence ATGGAAAAACTTCCCGATTGGGCAACCAGGACTTTGGGCAAAAATGGACACGACCGCATCGAAGAGGCGATCGCCAGGGCCGAGTCGCAGACCTCCGGAGAAATCGTTCCGCTGTTGGTCCGCAGATCTTCGACGGTCGGGCACGTTCCCATGCTCGCGATGTCCCTGCTGATGCTTTCGGCCTTCATGCTCGACCTGCCGGCATGGCTCAGCGAATGGCGAGGCAGCGAACCGATCTGGATTGTCGTGCTCTTGTTGGCCGCTGCAGCGTTGGGTTATGGACTGTCGCGCTTGGACGCGGTCGACCGCCTGCTCACTCCGCGCCCGGATCAGATGCGCCAGGTAGACCTGCGGGCACAGATCGAGTTCTACGAACTGGGGATGAGCCAAACCGACGCTCGCACGGGAGTCCTGCTGATGGTCTCGCTGATGGAACATCGCGCCGTGGTTCTGGCCGACCACGGCATCTCCGAAAAACTCGACGCGACCATCTGGCAAGAGGTCGTGGATCTCATGATCGACGGAGTCAAGGGTGGCGATCTCGCCGGCGGCATGTGTGCGGCGATCGAGCGGTGTGGCGCGTTGCTCGCGCCCCACTTTCCAATCGCCGCCGACGACGCAAACGAACTGCGCGACCATCTCGTGGTTAAGGAATAG
- a CDS encoding sulfatase, which produces MMLDPIIPSARRTWFNPVLPAVLSVVFAIACDRAIEPTRPSPPTHVLLVVIDSLRADHLKSYGYARDTSPSLDRLAREGARFETALAPTSWALPSLVTLLTALPPEQHGVIRADLALSDDALTLTEVLKKNGFATAAIVAGANSDPDRGLSQGFDRYTYVAGGEVGSEVVAWMTEWDRGGRVDPFFLFVKIPLIANDEVLPASFAAMFRPNHLEVADVERALDLYDREIRFADSQLDLMLQKLEGLELAHETVVIVTSSHGEEFLERGNTGHGNTLHGESVRVPLIVRFPRLVDAGKIIVQPARLMDIGSTIMMLARIREPDEFGFHHDTIGIATRDLTEFLVGEWNGKDVLVCGDLAGKSQSIRLGSYKLIHRGEDEIQLFNLELDPDEKHDLSKTESQRARVYLNKLERWREICAERPQYARAHRATGD; this is translated from the coding sequence GTGATGCTCGACCCAATCATCCCAAGTGCCCGTCGAACCTGGTTCAATCCGGTTCTGCCGGCGGTCCTGAGTGTCGTGTTCGCAATCGCGTGCGATCGCGCGATCGAGCCCACCCGGCCCTCCCCTCCCACCCACGTGCTGCTGGTGGTGATCGACTCTCTGCGCGCCGACCACCTGAAGAGTTACGGCTATGCCCGCGATACCAGTCCCTCTCTCGACCGCCTCGCCCGGGAAGGCGCGCGCTTCGAAACTGCCTTGGCCCCTACTTCGTGGGCGCTGCCATCATTGGTCACGCTGTTGACCGCCTTGCCTCCCGAACAGCACGGGGTCATCCGAGCCGACTTGGCATTGAGTGACGACGCCCTGACGCTGACAGAGGTGCTGAAGAAAAATGGCTTCGCAACCGCGGCCATCGTCGCGGGCGCCAACTCCGACCCTGACCGCGGACTCTCCCAGGGTTTTGATCGCTACACCTACGTCGCGGGGGGTGAGGTGGGAAGCGAGGTCGTTGCCTGGATGACCGAGTGGGATCGAGGGGGGCGGGTCGATCCCTTTTTCTTGTTCGTCAAAATTCCGCTCATCGCCAACGACGAAGTTCTCCCCGCGTCATTCGCAGCAATGTTTCGTCCCAATCATCTCGAAGTAGCCGATGTCGAGCGCGCCTTGGATCTCTACGACCGCGAGATCCGGTTCGCGGATTCCCAACTCGACCTCATGCTGCAGAAACTGGAAGGACTCGAACTCGCTCACGAGACCGTGGTCATCGTGACTTCCAGCCACGGCGAAGAGTTTCTCGAACGGGGCAACACCGGCCACGGCAACACGCTTCACGGCGAAAGCGTCCGAGTTCCTTTGATCGTGCGATTTCCCCGCCTGGTCGACGCCGGCAAGATCATTGTGCAACCTGCGCGCCTGATGGACATCGGATCCACCATCATGATGCTCGCGCGAATCCGAGAGCCCGACGAGTTTGGCTTTCATCACGACACCATCGGAATCGCAACCCGAGACCTGACCGAGTTCCTGGTCGGTGAATGGAACGGCAAAGATGTGCTGGTCTGCGGTGACCTCGCCGGCAAGAGTCAATCGATCAGACTGGGCAGCTACAAGTTGATCCATCGCGGCGAGGACGAGATTCAGCTCTTCAATTTAGAGCTCGATCCGGACGAGAAACACGATCTCTCCAAAACGGAGAGTCAACGGGCCAGGGTCTACCTGAACAAGCTAGAACGCTGGCGTGAGATTTGCGCAGAGCGACCGCAGTACGCCAGGGCGCATCGAGCCACAGGGGACTGA
- a CDS encoding acyl-CoA dehydrogenase family protein has translation MTTEALESFRLELRQWLDDNCPASMRVLAEGAKLATPTAEERKQWLDAMASRGLTTPTWPKEYGGGGLDKDEFRVLGEELGRLGAFSPTVSFFGTVMLAPILFEYGNEEQKLDHLPKITSGEIHWCQGYSEPGAGSDLAGLQTRAVLDGDHYIINGSKIWTTQANMANWIFCLVRTDPDAKKHDGISFILFDLKSPGVTISTIELISGKSEFCQVFFKDVRAEAKNLVGPLNGGWTIAKRLLEHERKMLSGGMAGAGAAAPVVKKKKATKKPKPAAVTSLLAEGARSYLGSEGKRLADPILRDKIAQFELDTLCFGLSLQRSGEESKAGRSPGAASSMFKLYASEMNKRRLEIQMSVMGAHGLGWSGDGFTSQEIGETRGWLRSKGNSIEGGTSEIQLNVIAKRVLGLPD, from the coding sequence ATGACGACTGAAGCACTCGAATCCTTCCGACTGGAGTTGCGCCAATGGCTGGACGACAACTGTCCAGCCTCCATGCGCGTCCTCGCCGAAGGCGCGAAGCTCGCAACCCCTACGGCCGAAGAGCGCAAGCAATGGCTCGATGCCATGGCGAGCCGTGGCTTGACGACGCCCACCTGGCCGAAGGAATACGGAGGCGGAGGACTCGACAAAGACGAGTTCAGAGTGCTGGGTGAAGAACTGGGTCGCCTCGGTGCGTTTTCGCCCACGGTGAGTTTCTTCGGCACTGTGATGTTGGCCCCCATTCTGTTCGAATACGGCAACGAGGAACAGAAGCTCGATCATCTCCCCAAAATCACCAGCGGTGAGATCCACTGGTGCCAGGGATACAGTGAACCCGGGGCGGGCTCGGACCTCGCCGGGCTGCAGACTCGCGCAGTTCTCGACGGCGACCACTACATCATCAACGGCTCCAAGATCTGGACCACGCAGGCCAATATGGCCAACTGGATCTTTTGCCTGGTGCGCACCGACCCCGATGCGAAAAAACACGACGGCATCAGTTTCATCTTGTTTGATCTGAAGAGTCCGGGGGTCACGATTTCTACCATCGAACTGATCAGCGGAAAGTCTGAATTCTGCCAAGTCTTTTTCAAAGATGTGCGCGCCGAGGCCAAGAATCTCGTCGGTCCGTTGAACGGCGGCTGGACCATCGCAAAGCGCCTGCTCGAACACGAACGCAAGATGCTCTCGGGCGGGATGGCTGGCGCCGGGGCTGCGGCTCCCGTCGTCAAGAAGAAGAAGGCCACGAAAAAGCCCAAACCTGCTGCCGTGACGAGTTTGCTCGCCGAAGGTGCTCGGTCCTATCTCGGAAGTGAAGGCAAGCGGCTCGCCGACCCCATCTTGCGCGACAAGATCGCGCAGTTCGAACTCGACACCCTGTGTTTCGGTTTGAGCTTGCAGCGAAGCGGCGAGGAGAGCAAGGCGGGGCGGAGTCCCGGTGCTGCGTCATCCATGTTCAAGCTATACGCGAGCGAAATGAACAAGCGCCGGCTCGAAATTCAGATGTCGGTGATGGGCGCCCACGGGCTCGGTTGGAGCGGCGACGGGTTCACGTCACAAGAGATCGGTGAAACTCGAGGTTGGCTGCGCTCCAAGGGGAACTCGATCGAAGGTGGAACCTCGGAAATTCAGCTCAACGTCATCGCGAAACGTGTCCTCGGACTACCGGATTAG
- a CDS encoding LemA family protein has product MRSLRVNRFSRTSGIVAVLLLAMSLSGCGIQSIPKALNALDATVAEVTNQYKRRADLIPNLVSTVKGYASHEQETLTAVVEARAKATSVTIDPSNASPEQIQKFQAAQGGLSQALGRLMVVAERYPDLKADRNFRELQAQLEGTENRITIARQRHIEAIRRFNDLVTVPPSSLTNSFFYHHEKRPQWSLDADEQKAVEQVPEVAF; this is encoded by the coding sequence ATGCGCAGTCTCAGGGTCAATCGTTTTTCAAGGACATCGGGGATCGTGGCGGTGTTGCTGCTCGCAATGTCACTTAGCGGCTGTGGAATCCAATCGATCCCCAAGGCGCTGAACGCCCTCGATGCCACCGTGGCGGAGGTCACCAACCAATACAAGCGCCGAGCGGACCTGATCCCAAACCTCGTGAGCACGGTCAAGGGCTACGCGTCCCACGAACAAGAGACACTCACGGCCGTGGTCGAAGCCCGGGCCAAGGCGACGAGCGTGACGATCGACCCTTCGAATGCCAGTCCGGAACAGATCCAGAAATTTCAGGCTGCCCAAGGGGGGCTCTCCCAGGCGCTCGGTCGACTCATGGTCGTCGCAGAGCGTTATCCGGATCTCAAGGCGGACCGCAATTTCCGCGAACTCCAGGCCCAACTCGAAGGAACGGAAAATCGCATCACCATCGCGCGTCAGCGGCACATCGAAGCGATTCGGCGATTCAATGATCTCGTGACTGTCCCTCCCAGCAGCTTGACCAACAGTTTTTTCTACCATCACGAGAAGCGACCCCAATGGTCTCTCGATGCCGACGAGCAGAAGGCGGTGGAGCAAGTACCCGAGGTCGCCTTCTAG
- a CDS encoding TPM domain-containing protein, translating into MRSAREGVRCWFVIALVTVIVAFAVGLSPTRATADEFKIPALTSPVMDTAGMLSRSTKMQLESALQALQRQGGTQLAILTVPTLEGLTIEQASIQVTDQWQLGSETGDNGVLLIIARDERKVRIEVGQGLEGALPDAYAKRIIDEAITPLLRTGDIDSGVMVGVIQIAKRTNPDIDLVTHLQGVQRHSNTRGRRTRNSPLANLMVLLLGIPIALLRMGMFGGMGYGYRRTGYWGGGGFGGGGGFGGGFSGGGGGFSGGGASGGW; encoded by the coding sequence ATGCGGTCTGCAAGAGAAGGAGTCCGCTGCTGGTTCGTAATCGCCCTGGTTACGGTCATCGTCGCATTCGCAGTCGGACTCTCTCCGACCCGTGCCACCGCCGACGAGTTCAAGATCCCCGCCCTCACCTCTCCCGTCATGGACACGGCGGGGATGCTTTCGCGCTCGACCAAGATGCAACTCGAAAGCGCACTGCAGGCACTGCAGCGTCAGGGCGGGACACAACTCGCCATACTGACGGTCCCGACACTCGAGGGACTCACCATCGAACAAGCTTCTATTCAGGTAACGGATCAATGGCAGCTCGGAAGTGAGACCGGGGACAACGGGGTCCTGCTGATAATTGCCCGAGACGAACGCAAGGTGCGAATCGAGGTGGGACAGGGACTCGAAGGCGCGCTGCCCGACGCATACGCCAAACGCATCATCGACGAAGCCATTACACCGCTGTTGCGAACTGGAGACATCGATTCCGGCGTGATGGTGGGCGTCATCCAGATCGCGAAGCGAACCAATCCCGACATCGACCTGGTCACCCATCTCCAGGGCGTCCAACGGCATTCGAATACCCGCGGACGCCGAACCCGGAACAGTCCACTCGCCAACCTGATGGTCTTGTTGCTCGGCATACCCATCGCACTGCTTCGGATGGGAATGTTCGGAGGCATGGGCTACGGCTACCGCAGAACTGGCTACTGGGGCGGTGGGGGCTTCGGTGGTGGAGGCGGTTTTGGCGGTGGATTTTCTGGCGGTGGCGGCGGCTTCAGTGGCGGTGGCGCCTCAGGGGGATGGTGA
- a CDS encoding HD domain-containing protein, with translation MSIMDNDATIVLSTLAATHSGRRLLDIAAVLREAGGRAVLVGGAVRDGLLGLPIKDLDVEVFDIELAPLKQILAGFGEVLSIGQSFGVLIVSGLAIDFSLPRKDSKVAPGHRGFKIEVDPQLSFDEASRRRDLTINSMGIDLTSRELLDPHGGRADLKARVLRATDPTCFGEDPLRALRVAQMAARFRMTIDPDLVEICAALDLSELPGERLYEEFRKLLLKGREPSRGLAFLRESRLLHHFPELEALIDVPQDAVWHPEGDVWIHTLMALDRAAQLREGESSEDEALMFAVLCHDFGKPATTVEIDGRLRSRGHDRLGAEPTRAFLEGLRASAKLTEMVVALVEQHLAPALLIEQRATPKAYRKLARKLAAAGVSMRLLERVARADHMGRTTEDAVAGRFTAGDAFIEQADSLAVDTRGPKDVVLGRHLIARGHTPSPEFAEILDRCRDVQDETGLADPEEILDQVLRN, from the coding sequence GTGTCGATAATGGACAATGATGCGACAATAGTGCTTTCGACCCTCGCCGCGACCCACAGTGGTCGCCGTCTGCTGGACATCGCAGCGGTGCTCCGGGAAGCCGGTGGGCGGGCAGTGCTGGTCGGGGGTGCTGTTCGCGACGGGTTGCTCGGGCTGCCGATCAAAGATCTCGACGTCGAAGTCTTTGACATCGAACTAGCGCCCTTGAAGCAGATACTCGCGGGTTTTGGCGAGGTCCTGTCGATTGGACAGTCGTTCGGCGTGCTGATCGTGAGCGGTCTCGCGATCGATTTTTCGCTGCCTCGCAAAGACAGCAAAGTGGCCCCGGGCCATCGCGGCTTCAAAATCGAAGTCGACCCACAGCTCTCCTTCGACGAAGCGTCCCGGCGACGAGACCTCACGATCAACAGCATGGGAATCGATCTCACGAGTCGCGAACTGCTCGATCCCCACGGAGGCCGCGCAGATCTAAAAGCCCGTGTGCTGCGCGCCACTGACCCCACGTGTTTTGGTGAGGATCCGCTGCGCGCGCTGCGAGTCGCGCAGATGGCTGCGCGGTTCCGCATGACGATCGATCCGGATCTCGTCGAAATCTGTGCGGCACTCGATCTGTCGGAGTTGCCGGGCGAACGACTCTACGAAGAGTTTAGAAAACTGCTGTTGAAGGGGCGCGAACCCTCTCGGGGCCTCGCGTTTTTGCGGGAGAGTCGATTGCTCCATCACTTCCCCGAACTCGAGGCCTTGATCGATGTTCCCCAGGATGCTGTCTGGCATCCCGAAGGAGATGTCTGGATCCACACCTTGATGGCGCTGGACCGTGCTGCGCAATTGCGCGAGGGGGAATCGAGTGAGGACGAAGCGTTGATGTTCGCCGTCTTGTGTCACGACTTTGGAAAGCCGGCCACGACCGTTGAAATTGATGGGCGCCTCCGTTCTCGCGGTCACGACCGATTGGGTGCAGAGCCCACGCGAGCCTTTCTCGAGGGACTGCGCGCGTCGGCAAAGCTCACAGAGATGGTCGTTGCCCTGGTAGAGCAACATCTGGCGCCAGCACTCTTGATCGAACAGCGCGCCACGCCCAAGGCCTATCGAAAGTTGGCGCGGAAGCTCGCGGCTGCCGGGGTATCGATGCGACTGCTCGAACGGGTGGCGCGGGCCGATCACATGGGTCGCACAACGGAGGATGCCGTGGCGGGTCGCTTCACGGCGGGCGACGCTTTCATCGAACAAGCCGATTCCCTGGCCGTGGACACCCGCGGGCCAAAGGACGTCGTACTCGGTCGCCACCTGATTGCCCGAGGCCACACTCCCTCTCCCGAGTTTGCCGAGATTCTCGACCGTTGCCGAGATGTGCAGGACGAAACAGGTCTCGCGGACCCGGAAGAAATTCTCGATCAAGTCCTGCGCAACTGA
- a CDS encoding ribokinase has translation MNEIVVVGSINVDIALRAAKIPSPGETVRASEVLLGPGGKGLNQAIAAARLGAGVVMVGRVGEDRLADVPRTALSEAGVDTTHVEPCRERATGTAVIVIEEAGGQNAITVAGGANGLLSPAQITAAAPAFRTASVLLVQLEAPPETVLAALHLAREHGLTRILDPAPYRPLSDELLAEVDVLTPNENEASQLTEMEVCDVASAICAGELLRSRVGGDIVITLAQMGCVWISASDIVHLEAPRVASIDTTGAGDAFNGALAFGLSLGEPMKLALERAVAAGSVSTLRAGAATSMPTLDDLAPYFARDAVRS, from the coding sequence GTGAACGAGATTGTGGTCGTAGGCAGCATCAACGTCGACATCGCCCTGCGAGCCGCAAAGATTCCCAGCCCAGGCGAAACCGTTCGCGCCAGCGAAGTACTGCTCGGACCCGGGGGCAAGGGTCTCAACCAGGCGATCGCCGCTGCGCGACTTGGCGCCGGGGTCGTGATGGTTGGCCGGGTCGGTGAAGATCGCCTCGCGGACGTGCCGCGCACGGCGCTCAGCGAAGCCGGCGTGGACACCACTCACGTAGAGCCCTGCCGCGAACGCGCGACCGGGACAGCAGTCATTGTGATCGAGGAAGCCGGTGGCCAGAATGCGATCACGGTGGCGGGTGGAGCGAACGGTTTGCTGTCCCCCGCACAGATCACCGCCGCCGCCCCAGCATTTCGCACAGCATCGGTTCTGCTCGTGCAACTCGAAGCGCCCCCAGAGACGGTGTTGGCCGCGCTCCATCTGGCCCGGGAGCACGGACTCACTCGAATTCTCGATCCGGCACCCTATCGCCCGCTCTCCGACGAACTTCTCGCCGAGGTAGACGTTTTGACGCCGAACGAAAACGAGGCGTCGCAGCTCACGGAGATGGAAGTTTGCGATGTCGCCAGCGCCATCTGCGCGGGAGAACTGCTCCGGTCGCGGGTGGGCGGCGACATTGTCATCACCCTGGCCCAGATGGGTTGTGTCTGGATCAGCGCAAGTGACATCGTCCATCTCGAAGCGCCCCGGGTCGCATCGATCGACACCACGGGGGCGGGGGATGCCTTCAATGGCGCACTCGCATTTGGCCTTTCGTTGGGGGAGCCGATGAAGCTCGCGCTCGAGCGAGCGGTTGCGGCGGGATCCGTTTCGACGCTGCGCGCCGGCGCAGCGACGAGCATGCCGACTCTGGACGACCTCGCACCATACTTCGCGAGAGATGCCGTCCGATCGTGA